In a genomic window of Deltaproteobacteria bacterium:
- a CDS encoding 50S ribosomal protein L27, which translates to MAHKKGQGSTQNGRDSNSQRRGTKVYAGQPIRAGGIIVRQVGSVIHPGRGVGMGRDFTLFALRDGIVKFSDRRNQKLASVVDI; encoded by the coding sequence ATGGCGCACAAGAAGGGTCAGGGCAGCACGCAGAACGGGCGCGACAGCAACTCGCAGCGCCGCGGCACCAAGGTCTACGCGGGCCAGCCGATCCGCGCCGGCGGAATCATCGTGCGCCAGGTCGGCTCGGTCATCCATCCGGGCCGCGGCGTGGGAATGGGCCGCGATTTCACGCTCTTCGCGCTTCGCGACGGCATCGTGAAGTTCTCGGACAGACGCAACCAAAAGCTCGCTTCCGTAGTCGACATCTAA
- the rplU gene encoding 50S ribosomal protein L21 codes for MYAVVRTGGKQVRVQPGDLVDLDLIEGEPGQRVELAEVLMIGGEQITVGRPLVAGAKVVATIQGDAKGPKLRIFKFKRRKRYRLTKGHRQHFTRVKIDSIEV; via the coding sequence ATGTACGCGGTCGTGAGAACAGGCGGAAAGCAGGTCCGGGTCCAGCCCGGCGATCTGGTCGATCTGGACCTGATCGAAGGCGAGCCGGGCCAGCGCGTCGAGCTCGCCGAGGTCCTGATGATCGGGGGCGAGCAGATCACCGTCGGACGGCCGCTGGTCGCCGGAGCGAAGGTCGTCGCGACCATCCAGGGCGATGCCAAGGGCCCGAAGCTGCGCATCTTCAAGTTCAAGCGGCGCAAGCGCTATCGCCTGACCAAGGGGCACCGCCAGCACTTCACGCGCGTGAAGATCGACTCGATCGAGGTCTAG